A genome region from Anolis carolinensis isolate JA03-04 chromosome 6, rAnoCar3.1.pri, whole genome shotgun sequence includes the following:
- the LOC134299988 gene encoding uncharacterized protein LOC134299988 codes for MERQRRQLEASPLSLPPVLPLFCSGDARPSLPPSLPSLQLEEEEAPHGPVALAAALGSRCKGGARWGGRSCCRAASFLLLAFCIGDGVAPLEPCREQPGGRLFPWQGHNAVAPASTAGQQASPVGKRKRPFD; via the coding sequence ATGGAGCGGCAGAGGAGGCAGCTGGAGGCCTCcccgctctccctccctcccgtccttCCCCTTTTCTGCAGCGGAGACGCCCGgccctccctcccgccctccctcccttccttgcagctggaggaggaggaggcgccgcACGGACCTGTTGCGTTGGCAGCTGCCTTGGGCTCCAGGTGCAAAGGGGGCGCCAGGTGGGGAGGTCGGAGCTGCTGCCGGGCTGCTTCTTTCCTCCTCTTAGCCTTTTGCATTGGAGATGGGGTTGCTCCCCTGGAGCCCTGCAGGGAACAGCCCGGTGGGCGCCTTTTCCCTTGGCAAGGCCACAATGCAGTGGCTCCTGCCTCCACAGCTGGTCAACAGGCTTCCCCAG